The DNA region AGAAGCCCTTGCCCTCGGGGCCCAGGAGGGCGTCCGCCGGGACGCGGACGTCCTCCAGCACCAGTTCTGCGGTGGCCTGGCCGCGCAGCCCGAGCTTGCCGTGCACGGCGCGGCGGGTCAGGCCCGGGGCGTCGGCCGGCACCAGGAAGGCGGAGACGCCCCGGTGGCCGGGGGCGCCCCCGGTGCGGGCGAAGAGCAGGACCACATCGGCCCAGGTTCCGTTGGTGACGAACATCTTGGAGCCGTTGATCAGGTAGTCTCCCCCGCCCTCGGCCCCTCCGTCGCGTACGGCCCTCGTACTCAGGTTTCCCGCGTCGGAGCCGGTGCCCGGCTCGGTGAGCCCGAAGCAGCCGAGGGCCTCGCCCGAGGTGAGCCGCGGCAGCCACCGCCGCTTCTGCTCCTCGCTCCCCCAGGACGCGACGGTCTTGGCCACCAGGCCGAGCGAGACGGAGACGATGCCGCGCACCGAGGAGTCGCCGCGCCCCAGCTCCTCCGTCACCAGGCAGTACGCCAGGTGGTCACCGCCGGAGCCGCCGTACTCCTCGGGGACCGTGAGCCCCAGGAACCCGAGCGCGCCCAGCTTCCTCACGATCGACCTGTCGACACTCTCGGCCCGGTCCCATGCGACGACGTGCGGGGTGACCTCGCGTGCGACGAAGTCCTCGGCGAGCTCCCGTACGGCTTCCTGCTCCTCGCTCAGCTCCAGGTCCATCCCGTGACACCCCACTTTTAATTAGCACTGCTAGTTTTCTCTGCGGAGGCCCTACTATGTGCCGCATGGCCCGACCGCGCAAGCCCCTCCTGAGCAGAGACCGCATCGTCGAGGCGGCGGGGGCGCTCGTGGACGCCGAGGGGCTGGAGGCCGTATCCACCCGCCGGCTGGCGGCGGAGCTGGGGGTCAGCGGGCCCTCGCTCTACAACCACTTCCGCAACAAGGACGAGATCCTGGACGCGGTGGCCGACGCCGTCTCGGCCCAGGTCGACCTGTCGATGTTCGAGGAGTCCGATCCCCGCGACTGGCCGGCCGCCCTGCACGACTGGGCCCTCTCCTACCGGGCGGCGCTCGCCGCGCATCCGCACATC from Streptomyces sp. NBC_01754 includes:
- a CDS encoding acyl-CoA dehydrogenase family protein is translated as MDLELSEEQEAVRELAEDFVAREVTPHVVAWDRAESVDRSIVRKLGALGFLGLTVPEEYGGSGGDHLAYCLVTEELGRGDSSVRGIVSVSLGLVAKTVASWGSEEQKRRWLPRLTSGEALGCFGLTEPGTGSDAGNLSTRAVRDGGAEGGGDYLINGSKMFVTNGTWADVVLLFARTGGAPGHRGVSAFLVPADAPGLTRRAVHGKLGLRGQATAELVLEDVRVPADALLGPEGKGFSVAMSALSKGRMSVAAGCVGIAQAALDAAVRYAGEREQFGKPIASHQLVQELISDISVDVDAARMLTWRVADLVDRGQDFATAASTAKLFASEAAVRAANNALQVFGGYGYIDEYPVGKLVRDARVMTLYEGTSQIQKLIIGRALTGVSAF